A single window of Solenopsis invicta isolate M01_SB chromosome 3, UNIL_Sinv_3.0, whole genome shotgun sequence DNA harbors:
- the LOC105201038 gene encoding uridine 5'-monophosphate synthase, which yields METKEIVDLKELAVELYDIQAVKFGEFKTKIGLTTPIYFDLRMIISYPKLMLKLAKALWTLLDDPTKVSRICGIPYTALPLATLISALEGVPMLMKRKEAKSYGTKKLIEGAFLPGDTCVIIEDIITSGSSVLETVDVLKKENLNVTEAYVIIDREQGGRKNLENHGIKVKSLFVITEFMKYLLKAGKVTPELVKNVNNYLAMNQAPSISMQGVPDDRLKLSYGKRAKLTTNPLTSKLLKLMESKRTNLCLAADLKEMDAILELADVAGPHIAVLKTHVDIIDNFNETFILRLKELAKQHKFLLMEDRKFGDIGNTVSLQYRHGLYRIAEWADLITAHSVPGASTIDALKKALENITEPRGIFLVAEMSCKDALTTGDYVKRTVSIAEEASDLVVGLVCQSNLLAQPGLLQLTPGVKLSKSDDGLGQQYNNPQSVINAGADLAVVGRGITESPHGYLKATLEYKRELWKAYEERIDTFKT from the exons AATTTAAGACAAAAATTGGCCTAACAACACCAATATATTTTGACTTGCGGATGATAATTTCTTATCCTAAATTGATG ttaaagttagcgaaagctCTGTGGACACTACTGGACGATCCTACAAAAGTATCCCGAATCTGTGGCATTCCATACACTGCACTGCCATTAGCCACCTTGATATCGGCGCTGGAGGGAGTCCCCATGTTAATGAAGAGAAAAGAGGCAAAGTCATATGgtacaaagaaattaattgagGGTGCCTTCTTGCCTGGCGACACCTGCGTGATCATTGAGGATATTATCACAAGTGGTAGCAGTGTCCTAGAGACTGTCGATGTGTTGAAGAAGGAAAATCTGAACGTGACAGAGGCTTATGTGATCATCGATAGGGAGCAGGGTGGCAGAAAGAATCTCGAGAATCATGGAATCAAAGTCAAAAGTCTGTTTGTGATAACGGAATTTATGAAATACCTCCTCAAAGCTGGCAAGGTTACGCCTGAATTAGTCAAGAATGTTAACAATTACTTGGCAATGAATCAAGCACCAAGCATTTCCATGCAAg GCGTGCCAGACGACAGATTGAAGTTGTCATATGGTAAACGCGCCAAGTTAACAACAAATCCGTTGACTTCGAAGCTACTGAAACTAATGGAATCAAAGCGAACAAATCTCTGTTTGGCAGCCGATTTGAAGGAAATGGATGCGATTTTGGAATTAGCGGACGTGGCGGGGCCTCATATCGCAGTCTTGAAGACTCATGTAGATATTATAGACAATTTTAACGAAACCTTCATTCTTCGGCTTAAAGAACTAGCGAAGCAgcacaaatttttattgatggAGGACCGTAAGTTTGGCGACATTGGCAACACGGTATCCTTGCAGTACAGGCATGGCTTGTACAGGATCGCCGAATGGGCTGATTTAATCACAGCTCATTCGGTACCGGGTGCATCTACCATTGACGCGTTGAAGAAAGCTTTGGAGAACATCACTGAACCCCGCGGTATTTTTCTGGTTGCCGAGATGTCGTGCAAAGATGCATTAACCACCGGTGACTATGTCAAGAGAACAGTCTCGATAGCAGAGGAAGCTTCCGATCTGGTGGTAGGTCTAGTGTGCCAATCCAATCTCTTGGCGCAACCCGGACTGCTGCAATTAACACCCGGTGTCAAACTATCTAAAAGTGATGACGGTCTAGGTCAGCAATACAACAATCCGCAATCGGTTATTAATGCAGGTGCCGATTTAGCAGTCGTTGGTAGAGGTATCACGGAATCGCCTCACGGTTATCTAAAGGCCACTTTAGAATATAAAAGAGAACTTTGGAAAGCGTACGAAGAACGAATAGACACATTCAAAACGTGA